GAGCGTTTGGGTGCCTGCTTTACCCGTCTAGTCGTTCCACGAAAAGAGCGAGAAAAAATCCAGATGTTACTCTCCCTCTGGTCACGTGTGCGCGATACCCCTGTACGAGATTTTAAACCAGGTGCATACCGACGCTCAGCTCTCTTGCCGGAGCTACTAGGACTCCTTGAGGTTGCCTGCCTATCACGCGAAGATATTCAGCGGTTACACCTGCTCAAGTCCCTACTCTCTGATGAAGCTGCCGGTCATCACGATAACGAGCGACATGATAGATACCCTAACCACAGACGCAGGTAAGCTCTAAAACTATAACGATGCTCAGTACCCTACAAACAAATAATGTGACGAAGAGATACGGCGGCCGCAAGGTTGTAGATGGTGTATCGATCTCGGTCAAAGCCGGCGAAGTTGTTGGACTACTCGGCCCAAACGGCGCCGGTAAGACCACCACCTTCTATATGTGCGTAGGATTAACCGCTCCAGATACCGGTTCAGTCACCTTTAATGATCGCGACATAACGGCAGAGCCGATGTATATGCGCGCGCGCCATGGAATAGGATATCTCCCGCAAGAGGCTTCAGTATTCCGTAAGCTCTCGGTACGAGATAACGTGCTGGCGATCTTAGAGACGATGGATTTTCCTTCAAAGCAGGTACGTGAAGCGCGTCTGACGGAACTACTCGATGAGCTTGGATTGCTAGGATTACAGAGCAACCTCGCAAGTTCACTATCAGGTGGAGAGCGTCGCCGCGTTGAGATCAGTCGTTGCTTGGCTAGAAATCCTCAGTTCATCCTGTTAGACGAGCCCTTTGCTGGGATCGATCCGCTTGCGATTAAGGATATTCAGGAGATCGTTTCCACCCTCAAGAAGAAGGGGATCGGGGTGCTAATTACCGATCACAATGTGCGAGAAACCCTCGGAATCTGCGATCGCTCCTATATTCTGGTCGACGGCAAGGTTCTTGAAGAGGGCACCCCTCAAGCCATCTCCAAATCTGAGAAGGCGCGCCGCTACTATCTAGGTGGCGATTTCGAGCTGTAATTT
The genomic region above belongs to Pseudomonadota bacterium and contains:
- the lptB gene encoding LPS export ABC transporter ATP-binding protein, with product MLSTLQTNNVTKRYGGRKVVDGVSISVKAGEVVGLLGPNGAGKTTTFYMCVGLTAPDTGSVTFNDRDITAEPMYMRARHGIGYLPQEASVFRKLSVRDNVLAILETMDFPSKQVREARLTELLDELGLLGLQSNLASSLSGGERRRVEISRCLARNPQFILLDEPFAGIDPLAIKDIQEIVSTLKKKGIGVLITDHNVRETLGICDRSYILVDGKVLEEGTPQAISKSEKARRYYLGGDFEL